The Myroides fluvii region GATATGATGAAACGCAAAATTACCATGCCTGCTAACTTGATTCGCGAATCAGGTGGAAAAATGGGAGATGCTTTCGAACTGTTCTCGGATTCAGCACAACGTATTGGTGTTTATACCGCAATTGACTATGTTGAAATTATGCAGAAACTAATTGATCGTTGGGAAATTGCAAAATTAACAGGTTTAACGGATGAGGCAGAAAAAGCAAGAGAATACCTCATGAAATTACCAACTCGTATGTTGCGTATCGCAGATAGAATGACTGTGGGTAAAGAACAACATATTTTTAAATGGGTACAACCCGCTATTATTAAATAGTTTACAGTTAACGGTGAACAGTTTACAGTAAAACATGAATAAAAAAATTGAAGCAACTATTGCCTATGTTAGGGAAGAGCTAAAGCATGCGGAAGGCGGACACGATTGGTTTCATATCGAACGCGTACACAATAATGCTATCAATATTTTAAAAGGCGAACCTGAGGCTGATGCGGAAGTTGTGCGATTAATTGCTTTATTACACGATATTGCTGATAGTAAGTTCCATAAAGGAGATGAAACAGTAGGCCCTCGTAAAGCAAAGGAATGGTTGGAATCGTTGGAGTATCAACCTGAAGTTGTAGCGCATGTAGTCAAGGGAATTGAAAATATTTCTTTTAAAGGGGGAAATTTCAATCAGAAGTTTACCTCTAAAGAATTGGAGATTGTGCAAGATGCGGATCGATTAGACGCAATAGGTGCGATTGGAATTACCCGTGTTTTTAACTATGGGGGATTTCAAAACAATCCGATTCACAATCCAGAACAAGCCCCGCGATTTGGTATGTCCAAAGAAGAGTATAAAGCACATAAAGGAACGTCAATCAATCATTTCTATGAGAAATTACTCCTGCTGAAAGACTTAATGCACACGGAGACAGGTAAGCGAATGGCCGAAGAAAGACACCGTTATATGGAAGGTTTTTTGGCTCAGTTTTATGCGGAATGGGAAGGAAGTAGATAGGTGGTTAACAGTTAACGGTTCACGGTTCACGGTTCAAATTTCCTGAATAGTTCAATGACTCTTTACTAAGAGAAGTTGATAAAAAGGCGGAAAAGCAAAGAAGCGAAAAAGCAAAAGCGCCTGATAGACTTGCAGTTAACGGTTCAATTTTCCTGAATAGTTCAATGACTCTTTACTAAGAGAAGTTGATAAAAAGGCGAGAAAGCAAAGAAGCGAAAAAGCAAAAGCGCCTGATAGACTTGTAGTTAACGGTTCAATTTTCCTGAATAGTTCAATGACTCTTTACTAAGATAAATTGACAAAAAGGCGAGAAAGCAAAGAAGCGAAAAAGCAAAAGCGCTCGATAGACTTGCAGTTAACGGTTAAATTTCCTGAATAGTTCAATGACTCTTTACTAAGAGAAGTTAACAAAAAGGCGAAAAAGCAAAGAAGCGAAAAAGCAAAAGCGCCTGATAGACTTGCAGTTAACGGTTCAATTTTCCTGAATAGTTCAATGACTCTTTACTAAGAGAAATTGACAAAAAGGCGGAAAAGCAAAGAAGCGAAAAAGCAAAAATGCCAATTAGATATAAAAAAAGGAAATCAATTTTAATTGATTTCCTTTTTTCGTTTATATTTTTGAATGAGTGGTTTTCAATTCGGATTTCTCAACCGATCACTCATAACCGATAACCGATTACTATTTAATTTCCGAAATTCTCAGCGTATTCACCATTCCTTTTTCAACGATTGGCATAGCCGCTAAGTTAATCACCATATCTCCTTTTACAGCGTGTTTCTTTTCCACAACCATGTTGTTGATATCTTCAATCGTTTCGTCTGTGCTAACGTATTTATCGTAATAGTAAGCCTGAACTCCCCATAATAGGTTTAACTGCGTTAAAATGCGCTTATTCGACGTAAAAACAAGGATATCACTGTTTGGACGCCATGCAGAAATCTGAAAGGCGGTATATCCACTGTTTGTTAAGGTACAAATGGCTTTGGCTTCAATATCATTAGCCATTAAAGCTGCGTGATAACAAATATTTTTCGTGATATATCGATTGGTTTTAATTGTTGGAGGGCTTTGTGGTACATTGATTAACGGAGAATTCTCAACACTTTGAATAATCTGTGTCATCTTCTCAATTACTTGTACGGGATAGCTACCCACAGAAGTTTCTCCTGATAACATTACCGCATCAGCTCCGTCCATTACCGAGTTTGCAACGTCGTTTACCTCCGCTCTTGTCGGTGTTAAACTAGAAATCATGGTTTCCATCATTTGCGTAGCGATGATAACCGGGATTCTAGCATTTTTAGCAATTTGTACCAATTGCTTTTGAATCAAGGGTACTTCTTGTGCTGGAATCTCAACACCTAAATCCCCACGTGCTACCATCAATCCATCGCAGTAAGCAACCAATTTATGGATGTTTTTTACTGCCTCTGGTTTTTCGATTTTGGCGACAATTGGAATTTTGTGCTCTGAATGTTGTTTGACGATCTCTTGTAAATCCAATAAATCTTCCGGTGTTCTCACGAAGGATAAAGCCAACCAATCCACTTGTGCTTTAATAGCAAAAATAGCGTCGTTGATGTCTTTCTCTGTCAAAGCAGGTAAAGATACCTTGGTCATCGGTAGGTTTACTCCTTTTTTGGATTTTAAAGGACCTCCCTGAATTACTTTGGCTACAACTTCATCTGTATTGTTTGTCGATTCAACTTCAAAGATTAACTTACCGTCATCTAATAAAATGGTCTCTCCTACATTTACGTCATTAGGAAACTGTTTGTAGTTCATGTAAACGCGTTTTGCATCTCCTTTGAACTCTTCTTTGGTTGAGAAGGTAATCGTATCACCAGGATGAACAACTACATCTTCTGCCATGATCCCCACGCGTAATTTAGGACCTTGTAGATCTCCTAAAATAGACGTTGTATAACCGTATTCTTTATTTAATTCACGAATGATGTTGATTTTCTCTTGTACATCGGCGTAATCTGCATGAGAAAAATTGATTCTAAATACATTTACACCTGCTTTAATCATGTTGTGCAACACTTCTTTTGTCCCTGATGCGGGTCCTAACGTTGCTACAATTTTTGTTCTTTTTTTTGCTACCATATTTTTAAAAAATTAGGTTGTTTTTCGATTTAATCGCTTCTACTCGGATCTCGTATGCGGTAGAAATTACTTTTATTGATTTTAATTTTTCAATGACTGTGCTAATCTCAAATTGTTCATCTGTATTTTCAACTTTTAGAAAGTAGTCTACCGTTTTGTGTTCTGGTAAGAGATACCCTTGTTTACTAATGGTTGAAACAACATATTGAAAGAGGGGTGAAGCCATTTGTGACTCAGGAAGTATAAAAGCTTTATTGGATACTAATTTCCACAAAACATGGTAATCTGGATCGTCGTATTCAAATAAAGAAAAGGAAGCTAAGCCTTGATCCGTTTCAATTTCAACATCGTGCGTTGTACGTTCTAAATAAAGGCCTAGAATAGTATTAATAAGATAGGTGACTTTAAAATCCTCTTTGCGCGAAGAGTGGATCGCTATCAGACTATAGTTTT contains the following coding sequences:
- a CDS encoding HD domain-containing protein: MNKKIEATIAYVREELKHAEGGHDWFHIERVHNNAINILKGEPEADAEVVRLIALLHDIADSKFHKGDETVGPRKAKEWLESLEYQPEVVAHVVKGIENISFKGGNFNQKFTSKELEIVQDADRLDAIGAIGITRVFNYGGFQNNPIHNPEQAPRFGMSKEEYKAHKGTSINHFYEKLLLLKDLMHTETGKRMAEERHRYMEGFLAQFYAEWEGSR
- the pyk gene encoding pyruvate kinase — protein: MVAKKRTKIVATLGPASGTKEVLHNMIKAGVNVFRINFSHADYADVQEKINIIRELNKEYGYTTSILGDLQGPKLRVGIMAEDVVVHPGDTITFSTKEEFKGDAKRVYMNYKQFPNDVNVGETILLDDGKLIFEVESTNNTDEVVAKVIQGGPLKSKKGVNLPMTKVSLPALTEKDINDAIFAIKAQVDWLALSFVRTPEDLLDLQEIVKQHSEHKIPIVAKIEKPEAVKNIHKLVAYCDGLMVARGDLGVEIPAQEVPLIQKQLVQIAKNARIPVIIATQMMETMISSLTPTRAEVNDVANSVMDGADAVMLSGETSVGSYPVQVIEKMTQIIQSVENSPLINVPQSPPTIKTNRYITKNICYHAALMANDIEAKAICTLTNSGYTAFQISAWRPNSDILVFTSNKRILTQLNLLWGVQAYYYDKYVSTDETIEDINNMVVEKKHAVKGDMVINLAAMPIVEKGMVNTLRISEIK
- a CDS encoding IPExxxVDY family protein codes for the protein MGPVVLRLEDFEAENYSLIAIHSSRKEDFKVTYLINTILGLYLERTTHDVEIETDQGLASFSLFEYDDPDYHVLWKLVSNKAFILPESQMASPLFQYVVSTISKQGYLLPEHKTVDYFLKVENTDEQFEISTVIEKLKSIKVISTAYEIRVEAIKSKNNLIF